A genomic region of Gossypium hirsutum isolate 1008001.06 chromosome D01, Gossypium_hirsutum_v2.1, whole genome shotgun sequence contains the following coding sequences:
- the LOC107928634 gene encoding gibberellin 2-beta-dioxygenase 8 → MSLHCQKSAKGDKVNTHKFKADIHQDREDSEAMAIEPPFFEKYKAILQSSANEEEKPSTVEGFEELELPLIDLSHLNLGPLERQECIEKMGQAAIEWGFFQIVNHAVPDELLNRLKQEQIKVFQQPFDKKSENNFLNLSVQSYRWGNPLATSLRNLSWSEALHISLKDISKMDEYNKLRSTIEEYAEKANFLAQRLAEYLAQNLGIKANYFQENCSPSSSSLRMNRYPPCPYPSMMFGIIPHTDTDFLTIVSQDQVGGLQLKRNGRWVSVKPNPKALVVNIGDFYQALSNGVYKSITHRVIANQETERYSAAYFYCPTYETVIESCSKPSLYKKFSFKEYREQIQKDVKATGDKVGLSRFLL, encoded by the exons ATGAGCTTGCATTGTCAGAAATCTGCCAAGGGAGATAAGGTGAATACACACAAATTCAAAGCTGATATCCATCAG GATCGAGAAGATAGTGAGGCAATGGCAATTGAACCACCATTTTTTGAGAAATACAAGGCCATCTTGCAGAGCTCTGCAAATGAAGAGGAGAAACCTTCCACGGTTGAAGGCTTTGAAGAACTTGAACTACCTCTGATTGATCTTAGTCACTTGAATCTTGGACCACTTGAGAGACAAGAATGCATAGAAAAGATGGGTCAAGCTGCTATTGAATGGGGTTTCTTTCAGATTGTGAACCATGCGGTTCCAGATGAGCTTCTAAATAGGTTGAAGCAAGAACAAATCAAGGTATTTCAGCAGCCTTTTGACAAGAAATCTGAAAACAACTTTTTGAATTTATCAGTTCAAAGCTATCGTTGGGGGAACCCTCTTGCCACTAGCTTGAGGAACCTTTCATGGTCAGAAGCTTTGCATATATCTCTCAAAGATATCTCAAAAATGGATGAATACAATAAGCTCag gTCAACCATTGAAGAGTATGCAGAAAAAGCTAATTTCCTGGCTCAAAGATTGGCTGAATATTTAGCACAAAATTTGGGAATCAAAGCAAATTATTTCCAAGAGAACTGCTCACCAAGCTCTAGTTCTCTTCGAATGAACAGATATCCTCCCTGTCCATACCCTTCCATGATGTTTGGTATTATCCCTCACACTGATACTGATTTTCTAACCATTGTATCCCAAGACCAAGTTGGGGGATTGCAGTTGAAGAGAAATGGAAGATGGGTTAGTGTTAAACCCAATCCTAAAGCCCTAGTTGTCAACATTGGTGACTTTTATCAG GCATTGAGCAATGGGGTATACAAGAGCATAACTCACCGAGTGATTGCCAACCAAGAGACAGAAAGGTACTCAGCGGCATACTTCTACTGCCCCACCTACGAAACAGTGATAGAAAGCTGCAGCAAGCCAAGTTTGTACAAAAAATTTAGTTTCAAAGAGTATAGAGAGCAAATCCAGAAGGATGTTAAAGCTACTGGGGACAAAGTAGGGCTTTCTCGGTTTCTTTTGTGA